One genomic window of Quercus robur chromosome 6, dhQueRobu3.1, whole genome shotgun sequence includes the following:
- the LOC126689519 gene encoding early light-induced protein, chloroplastic-like isoform X2 codes for MAASSAMQSILARPPLNRVVSNRSTNRVNQFLIPTSYVPHLPRYASSMRVRCMAEEDQQEQPKPVTTSPSPPQPQQTPRPAPKVSTKFSDILAFGGPAPERINGRLAMIGFVAALAMELSNGQNVFEQISNGGIPWFLGTSIVLSFASLIPLFQGVSVESKSKGLMTSDAEMWNGRFAMLGLVALAFTEYVKGGTLI; via the exons ATGGCAGCCTCATCTGCAATGCAATCCATCTTAGCCAGACCACCTTTGAATCGTGTAGTTTCAAACAGATCTACTAATAGGGTGAACCAGTTTCTAATTCCCACTAGTTACGTGCCACATTTGCCCAGATATGCTAGTAGTATGCGAGTCCGGTGCATGGCAGAG GAGGACCAGCAGGAGCAGCCAAAGCCTGTTACAACTTCACCTTCACCACCTCAGCCCCAACAAACCCCTCGTCCTGCACCCAAG GTGAGCACAAAGTTCTCCGACATATTGGCATTCGGTGGGCCTGCACCGGAGAGGATCAACGGTAGGCTAGCAATGATTGGCTTTGTTGCTGCATTGGCAATGGAGTTATCCAATGgccaaaatgtgtttgaacAGATATCCAATGGTGGGATCCCATGGTTCCTAGGAACTAGCATTGTGCTCTCTTTTGCATCCCTAATTCCTTTGTTCCAAGGAGTTAGTGTGGAGTCTAAGTCAAAGGGGTTGATGACCTCAGATGCTGAGATGTGGAATGGAAGGTTTGCTATGTTGGGTTTGGTTGCACTAGCCTTCACCGAGTATGTTAAGGGTGGAACCCTTATTTAG
- the LOC126689519 gene encoding early light-induced protein, chloroplastic-like isoform X4, which produces MAASSAMQSILARPPLNRVVSNRSTNRVNQFLIPTSYVPHLPRYASSMRVRCMAEQEQPKPVTTSPSPPQPQQTPRPAPKVSTKFSDILAFGGPAPERINGRLAMIGFVAALAMELSNGQNVFEQISNGGIPWFLGTSIVLSFASLIPLFQGVSVESKSKGLMTSDAEMWNGRFAMLGLVALAFTEYVKGGTLI; this is translated from the exons ATGGCAGCCTCATCTGCAATGCAATCCATCTTAGCCAGACCACCTTTGAATCGTGTAGTTTCAAACAGATCTACTAATAGGGTGAACCAGTTTCTAATTCCCACTAGTTACGTGCCACATTTGCCCAGATATGCTAGTAGTATGCGAGTCCGGTGCATGGCAGAG CAGGAGCAGCCAAAGCCTGTTACAACTTCACCTTCACCACCTCAGCCCCAACAAACCCCTCGTCCTGCACCCAAG GTGAGCACAAAGTTCTCCGACATATTGGCATTCGGTGGGCCTGCACCGGAGAGGATCAACGGTAGGCTAGCAATGATTGGCTTTGTTGCTGCATTGGCAATGGAGTTATCCAATGgccaaaatgtgtttgaacAGATATCCAATGGTGGGATCCCATGGTTCCTAGGAACTAGCATTGTGCTCTCTTTTGCATCCCTAATTCCTTTGTTCCAAGGAGTTAGTGTGGAGTCTAAGTCAAAGGGGTTGATGACCTCAGATGCTGAGATGTGGAATGGAAGGTTTGCTATGTTGGGTTTGGTTGCACTAGCCTTCACCGAGTATGTTAAGGGTGGAACCCTTATTTAG
- the LOC126689519 gene encoding early light-induced protein, chloroplastic-like isoform X3 has product MAASSAMQSILARPPLNRVVSNRSTNRVNQFLIPTSYVPHLPRYASSMRVRCMAEQEQPKPVTTSPSPPQPQQTPRPAPKQVSTKFSDILAFGGPAPERINGRLAMIGFVAALAMELSNGQNVFEQISNGGIPWFLGTSIVLSFASLIPLFQGVSVESKSKGLMTSDAEMWNGRFAMLGLVALAFTEYVKGGTLI; this is encoded by the exons ATGGCAGCCTCATCTGCAATGCAATCCATCTTAGCCAGACCACCTTTGAATCGTGTAGTTTCAAACAGATCTACTAATAGGGTGAACCAGTTTCTAATTCCCACTAGTTACGTGCCACATTTGCCCAGATATGCTAGTAGTATGCGAGTCCGGTGCATGGCAGAG CAGGAGCAGCCAAAGCCTGTTACAACTTCACCTTCACCACCTCAGCCCCAACAAACCCCTCGTCCTGCACCCAAG CAGGTGAGCACAAAGTTCTCCGACATATTGGCATTCGGTGGGCCTGCACCGGAGAGGATCAACGGTAGGCTAGCAATGATTGGCTTTGTTGCTGCATTGGCAATGGAGTTATCCAATGgccaaaatgtgtttgaacAGATATCCAATGGTGGGATCCCATGGTTCCTAGGAACTAGCATTGTGCTCTCTTTTGCATCCCTAATTCCTTTGTTCCAAGGAGTTAGTGTGGAGTCTAAGTCAAAGGGGTTGATGACCTCAGATGCTGAGATGTGGAATGGAAGGTTTGCTATGTTGGGTTTGGTTGCACTAGCCTTCACCGAGTATGTTAAGGGTGGAACCCTTATTTAG
- the LOC126689519 gene encoding early light-induced protein, chloroplastic-like isoform X1 gives MAASSAMQSILARPPLNRVVSNRSTNRVNQFLIPTSYVPHLPRYASSMRVRCMAEEDQQEQPKPVTTSPSPPQPQQTPRPAPKQVSTKFSDILAFGGPAPERINGRLAMIGFVAALAMELSNGQNVFEQISNGGIPWFLGTSIVLSFASLIPLFQGVSVESKSKGLMTSDAEMWNGRFAMLGLVALAFTEYVKGGTLI, from the exons ATGGCAGCCTCATCTGCAATGCAATCCATCTTAGCCAGACCACCTTTGAATCGTGTAGTTTCAAACAGATCTACTAATAGGGTGAACCAGTTTCTAATTCCCACTAGTTACGTGCCACATTTGCCCAGATATGCTAGTAGTATGCGAGTCCGGTGCATGGCAGAG GAGGACCAGCAGGAGCAGCCAAAGCCTGTTACAACTTCACCTTCACCACCTCAGCCCCAACAAACCCCTCGTCCTGCACCCAAG CAGGTGAGCACAAAGTTCTCCGACATATTGGCATTCGGTGGGCCTGCACCGGAGAGGATCAACGGTAGGCTAGCAATGATTGGCTTTGTTGCTGCATTGGCAATGGAGTTATCCAATGgccaaaatgtgtttgaacAGATATCCAATGGTGGGATCCCATGGTTCCTAGGAACTAGCATTGTGCTCTCTTTTGCATCCCTAATTCCTTTGTTCCAAGGAGTTAGTGTGGAGTCTAAGTCAAAGGGGTTGATGACCTCAGATGCTGAGATGTGGAATGGAAGGTTTGCTATGTTGGGTTTGGTTGCACTAGCCTTCACCGAGTATGTTAAGGGTGGAACCCTTATTTAG
- the LOC126689523 gene encoding perakine reductase-like isoform X1, which produces MEEEIQIPRVKLGSQGLEVSRLGYGCAGLSYNSTHSNEVGCSVLKEAFNRGITFFDTSDLYGNNHDNEIMIGKALKQLPREKVQVATKFGIIRLEDGKYGVKGTPDYVRECCEASLKRLDINYIDLYYQHRVDLSVPIEDTIGELKKLVEEGKIKYIGLSEASVDTIRRAHAIHPITALQMEYSLWTREIEDEIIPLCRELGIGLVAYSPLGRGFFGGKAVVESLPTGSRLAMHPRFSGENLEKNKLLYARFATLAAKHACSPPQLALAWLLHQGDDIIPIPGTTNIKNLDNNIGSLAVKLTQEDFKEICDAMPISEVAGERNTAAISKYAWEVANTPSK; this is translated from the exons ATGGAGGAAGAGATACAAATCCCAAGAGTCAAACTTGGCAGTCAGGGGTTGGAG GTTTCTAGATTAGGCTATGGATGTGCCGGACTATCATACAACTCTACTCACTCTAATGAAGTTGGTTGTTCAGTTCTTAAGGAAGCATTCAATAGGGGTATCACCTTCTTTGACACATCAGATCTCTATGGAAATAATCATGATAATGAAATCATGATTGGCAAG GCTTTAAAACAGCTTCCTAGGGAAAAAGTTCAAGTGGCTACAAAATTTGGCATTATCAGATTAGAGGATGGTAAATACGGGGTAAAGGGAACCCCTGATTATGTAAGGGAATGCTGTGAAGCTAGTCTTAAGAGGCTTGACATCAACTACATTGATCTTTACTATCAGCACCGTGTTGACCTCTCAGTGCCCATTGAGGATACT ATTGGGGAGCTCAAGAAGCTAGTGGAAGAAGGAAAGATAAAATACATTGGCTTATCAGAGGCCAGTGTAGACACAATAAGGAGAGCCCATGCAATTCATCCCATCACTGCCTTACAAATGGAATATTCTTTGTGGACCCGTGAAATTGAAGATGAGATAATTCCACTTTGCCG GGAGCTTGGTATTGGTTTAGTGGCATATAGCCCCCTTGGTCGAGGGTTCTTTGGTGGGAAGGCAGTTGTTGAGAGCTTGCCTACCGGTAGTAGGTTG GCTATGCACCCAAGGTTCTCAGGGGAGAATTTAGAAAAGAACAAACTTCTATATGCCCGATTTGCCACCTTGGCTGCAAAGCATGCCTGCTCTCCCCCTCAGCTAGCTCTGGCTTGGCTTCTCCATCAGGGAGATGATATAATCCCAATCCCTG GGACAACCAAcataaaaaatcttgataacAACATTGGATCCTTGGCAGTGAAGCTTACACAAGAGgattttaaagaaatttgtgATGCTATGCCCATCAGTGAAGTGGCTGGTGAAAGAAATACAGCTGCAATATCTAAATATGCCTGGGAGGTTGCAAATACCCCGTCAAAGTAA
- the LOC126689523 gene encoding perakine reductase-like isoform X3 encodes MEEEIQIPRVKLGSQGLEALKQLPREKVQVATKFGIIRLEDGKYGVKGTPDYVRECCEASLKRLDINYIDLYYQHRVDLSVPIEDTIGELKKLVEEGKIKYIGLSEASVDTIRRAHAIHPITALQMEYSLWTREIEDEIIPLCRELGIGLVAYSPLGRGFFGGKAVVESLPTGSRLAMHPRFSGENLEKNKLLYARFATLAAKHACSPPQLALAWLLHQGDDIIPIPGTTNIKNLDNNIGSLAVKLTQEDFKEICDAMPISEVAGERNTAAISKYAWEVANTPSK; translated from the exons ATGGAGGAAGAGATACAAATCCCAAGAGTCAAACTTGGCAGTCAGGGGTTGGAG GCTTTAAAACAGCTTCCTAGGGAAAAAGTTCAAGTGGCTACAAAATTTGGCATTATCAGATTAGAGGATGGTAAATACGGGGTAAAGGGAACCCCTGATTATGTAAGGGAATGCTGTGAAGCTAGTCTTAAGAGGCTTGACATCAACTACATTGATCTTTACTATCAGCACCGTGTTGACCTCTCAGTGCCCATTGAGGATACT ATTGGGGAGCTCAAGAAGCTAGTGGAAGAAGGAAAGATAAAATACATTGGCTTATCAGAGGCCAGTGTAGACACAATAAGGAGAGCCCATGCAATTCATCCCATCACTGCCTTACAAATGGAATATTCTTTGTGGACCCGTGAAATTGAAGATGAGATAATTCCACTTTGCCG GGAGCTTGGTATTGGTTTAGTGGCATATAGCCCCCTTGGTCGAGGGTTCTTTGGTGGGAAGGCAGTTGTTGAGAGCTTGCCTACCGGTAGTAGGTTG GCTATGCACCCAAGGTTCTCAGGGGAGAATTTAGAAAAGAACAAACTTCTATATGCCCGATTTGCCACCTTGGCTGCAAAGCATGCCTGCTCTCCCCCTCAGCTAGCTCTGGCTTGGCTTCTCCATCAGGGAGATGATATAATCCCAATCCCTG GGACAACCAAcataaaaaatcttgataacAACATTGGATCCTTGGCAGTGAAGCTTACACAAGAGgattttaaagaaatttgtgATGCTATGCCCATCAGTGAAGTGGCTGGTGAAAGAAATACAGCTGCAATATCTAAATATGCCTGGGAGGTTGCAAATACCCCGTCAAAGTAA
- the LOC126689523 gene encoding perakine reductase-like isoform X2 has translation MTWVSRLGYGCAGLSYNSTHSNEVGCSVLKEAFNRGITFFDTSDLYGNNHDNEIMIGKALKQLPREKVQVATKFGIIRLEDGKYGVKGTPDYVRECCEASLKRLDINYIDLYYQHRVDLSVPIEDTIGELKKLVEEGKIKYIGLSEASVDTIRRAHAIHPITALQMEYSLWTREIEDEIIPLCRELGIGLVAYSPLGRGFFGGKAVVESLPTGSRLAMHPRFSGENLEKNKLLYARFATLAAKHACSPPQLALAWLLHQGDDIIPIPGTTNIKNLDNNIGSLAVKLTQEDFKEICDAMPISEVAGERNTAAISKYAWEVANTPSK, from the exons ATGACATGG GTTTCTAGATTAGGCTATGGATGTGCCGGACTATCATACAACTCTACTCACTCTAATGAAGTTGGTTGTTCAGTTCTTAAGGAAGCATTCAATAGGGGTATCACCTTCTTTGACACATCAGATCTCTATGGAAATAATCATGATAATGAAATCATGATTGGCAAG GCTTTAAAACAGCTTCCTAGGGAAAAAGTTCAAGTGGCTACAAAATTTGGCATTATCAGATTAGAGGATGGTAAATACGGGGTAAAGGGAACCCCTGATTATGTAAGGGAATGCTGTGAAGCTAGTCTTAAGAGGCTTGACATCAACTACATTGATCTTTACTATCAGCACCGTGTTGACCTCTCAGTGCCCATTGAGGATACT ATTGGGGAGCTCAAGAAGCTAGTGGAAGAAGGAAAGATAAAATACATTGGCTTATCAGAGGCCAGTGTAGACACAATAAGGAGAGCCCATGCAATTCATCCCATCACTGCCTTACAAATGGAATATTCTTTGTGGACCCGTGAAATTGAAGATGAGATAATTCCACTTTGCCG GGAGCTTGGTATTGGTTTAGTGGCATATAGCCCCCTTGGTCGAGGGTTCTTTGGTGGGAAGGCAGTTGTTGAGAGCTTGCCTACCGGTAGTAGGTTG GCTATGCACCCAAGGTTCTCAGGGGAGAATTTAGAAAAGAACAAACTTCTATATGCCCGATTTGCCACCTTGGCTGCAAAGCATGCCTGCTCTCCCCCTCAGCTAGCTCTGGCTTGGCTTCTCCATCAGGGAGATGATATAATCCCAATCCCTG GGACAACCAAcataaaaaatcttgataacAACATTGGATCCTTGGCAGTGAAGCTTACACAAGAGgattttaaagaaatttgtgATGCTATGCCCATCAGTGAAGTGGCTGGTGAAAGAAATACAGCTGCAATATCTAAATATGCCTGGGAGGTTGCAAATACCCCGTCAAAGTAA